A single window of Streptomyces sudanensis DNA harbors:
- a CDS encoding CGNR zinc finger domain-containing protein — MLIPHDTRIALDTVVDLVNTAPEGGRGEALGDVPSLYAFVESHRVSGVGELGPQDLRAVREVRSRFAEVFDAPDARTAAEVVNRLVAAAGTTPQLTDHDGYDWHVHYFAPGASVADHLAADCGMALAFLLVAGERERLRRCEAPDCGRAFVDLSRNRSRRYCDSRTCGNRLHVAAYRARRRDAAAD; from the coding sequence GTGCTGATCCCCCACGACACCCGTATCGCCCTCGACACCGTCGTCGACCTGGTGAACACCGCGCCGGAAGGCGGCCGCGGCGAGGCCCTCGGGGACGTCCCGTCGCTGTACGCCTTCGTGGAGAGCCACCGGGTGAGCGGGGTCGGCGAGCTGGGACCGCAGGACCTGCGGGCCGTCCGGGAGGTGCGGAGCCGGTTCGCCGAGGTGTTCGACGCGCCCGACGCGCGGACGGCCGCCGAGGTGGTCAACCGGCTGGTCGCCGCGGCCGGCACCACCCCGCAGCTGACCGACCACGACGGCTACGACTGGCACGTCCACTACTTCGCGCCCGGCGCCTCGGTCGCCGACCACCTCGCCGCCGACTGCGGCATGGCGCTCGCCTTCCTCCTCGTGGCGGGCGAGCGCGAGCGGCTGCGCCGGTGCGAGGCGCCGGACTGCGGACGGGCCTTCGTGGACCTGTCCCGCAACCGTTCGCGCCGCTACTGCGACAGCCGCACCTGCGGCAACCGGCTGCACGTGGCGGCGTACCGGGCGCGGCGCAGGGACGCGGCGGCCGACTGA
- a CDS encoding SsgA family sporulation/cell division regulator yields MNTTVSCELHLRLVVSSESSLPVPAGLRYDTADPYAVHATFHTGAEETVEWVFARDLLAEGLHRPTGTGDVRVWPSRSHGQGVVCIALSSPEGEALLEAPARALESFLKRTDAAVPPGTEHRHFDLDTELSHILAES; encoded by the coding sequence ATGAACACCACGGTCAGCTGCGAGCTGCACCTGCGCCTCGTTGTGTCGAGCGAGTCCTCACTGCCTGTTCCGGCGGGCCTGCGGTATGACACGGCCGATCCGTATGCCGTGCACGCCACCTTCCACACCGGGGCCGAGGAGACGGTCGAGTGGGTCTTCGCCCGCGACCTCCTCGCCGAGGGGCTGCACCGGCCCACCGGCACCGGCGACGTCAGGGTCTGGCCCTCCCGCAGCCACGGCCAGGGCGTCGTCTGCATCGCCCTCAGCTCCCCGGAGGGCGAGGCCCTGCTGGAGGCCCCGGCGCGGGCCCTGGAGTCGTTCCTCAAGCGGACCGACGCCGCGGTGCCCCCCGGCACCGAACACCGTCACTTCGACCTCGACACGGAGCTCTCGCACATCCTCGCGGAGAGCTGA
- a CDS encoding TrmH family RNA methyltransferase: protein MAELLTVDDPGDPRLHDYTDLTDVELRRRREPREGLFIAEGEKVIRRALHAGYRMRSMLLSPKWLDAMRDVVDRADAPVYVVEPALAERVTGYHVHRGALASMHREPLPAAPDLLATARRVAVLESVNDHTNVGAVFRSAAALGMDAVLLSPDCADPLYRRSVKVSMGAVFSVPHARLDDWPHGLRAVREAGFRLLALTPGEGAITLDEAAPHRLERVALMLGAEGSGLSARALEAADARVRIPMAHGVDSLNVGAAAAVAFYAVTAGRPQP from the coding sequence GTGGCAGAACTCCTCACCGTCGACGACCCCGGCGACCCGCGCCTGCACGACTACACGGACCTCACCGACGTGGAACTGCGCCGCCGCCGCGAACCGCGGGAGGGGCTGTTCATCGCCGAGGGCGAGAAGGTCATCCGCCGCGCCCTGCACGCCGGGTACCGGATGCGGTCGATGCTGCTGTCGCCGAAGTGGCTGGACGCCATGCGGGACGTCGTCGACCGGGCCGACGCGCCGGTGTACGTGGTGGAGCCGGCCCTCGCCGAGCGGGTCACCGGCTACCACGTCCACCGCGGCGCGCTGGCGTCCATGCACCGCGAGCCGCTGCCCGCGGCCCCGGACCTGCTCGCGACGGCCCGCCGCGTGGCCGTCCTGGAGTCCGTCAACGACCACACCAACGTCGGCGCCGTCTTCCGCAGCGCCGCGGCCCTCGGCATGGACGCGGTCCTGCTCTCCCCGGACTGCGCGGACCCGCTCTACCGGCGTTCGGTGAAGGTGTCGATGGGCGCGGTCTTCTCCGTGCCCCACGCCCGCCTCGACGACTGGCCGCACGGCCTCCGGGCGGTGCGGGAGGCGGGCTTCCGGTTGCTGGCGCTGACGCCCGGCGAGGGGGCGATCACCCTCGACGAGGCGGCCCCGCACCGTCTGGAGCGGGTGGCGCTGATGCTGGGCGCCGAGGGCTCGGGGCTGTCGGCGCGGGCGCTGGAGGCGGCCGACGCGCGGGTGCGCATCCCGATGGCGCACGGCGTCGACTCGCTGAACGTGGGAGCCGCGGCGGCCGTCGCGTTCTACGCCGTGACGGCGGGCCGTCCTCAGCCCTGA
- a CDS encoding DsbA family protein — translation MNDSTTDHTARPVVLDVWCELQCPDCRTALEDLRSLRDRYGDRLEVRLRHFPLEKHKHSYAAAQAAEEALAQGAGWPYVEEVLGRVEELDARGEAFLLEAARGLGLDEEEFDTALVDGRHLLAVDADQAEGKAIGVTGTPTYVIGGERLDGGRSQEGLRARVEEIADRLLAGR, via the coding sequence ATGAACGACTCCACCACCGACCACACCGCCCGGCCCGTCGTCCTGGACGTCTGGTGCGAACTGCAGTGCCCGGACTGCCGGACGGCCCTGGAGGACCTGCGGTCCCTGCGGGACCGCTACGGCGACCGGCTGGAGGTGCGGCTGCGCCACTTCCCCCTGGAGAAGCACAAGCACTCCTACGCCGCCGCCCAGGCCGCCGAGGAGGCCCTCGCGCAGGGCGCGGGCTGGCCGTACGTGGAGGAGGTCCTCGGGCGCGTCGAGGAACTGGACGCGCGGGGCGAGGCGTTCCTGCTGGAGGCGGCGCGCGGCCTGGGGCTGGACGAGGAGGAGTTCGACACGGCGCTCGTCGACGGCCGGCACCTGCTGGCGGTCGACGCCGACCAGGCCGAGGGCAAGGCCATCGGCGTCACCGGCACGCCCACCTACGTGATCGGCGGGGAGCGCCTGGACGGCGGCAGGAGCCAGGAGGGCCTGCGCGCCCGCGTCGAGGAGATCGCCGACCGCCTGCTCGCCGGGCGCTGA
- the cbiE gene encoding precorrin-6y C5,15-methyltransferase (decarboxylating) subunit CbiE: MADRVTVIGWDGSPLTAAARSALSAATLVAGAAHHLALPEVPERAERIRLGSVDLAARRIAGHRGTAVVLADGDPGFFGVVRALRDPRHGLEVEVVPAVSSVAAAFARAGMPWDDARVVAAHTRTLRRAVNVCRAHPKVAVLTSPGAGPAELALMLDGVHRTFVVCEALGTDHEQVTVLTSDKAADLTWRDPNVVIAIGGSVPAPTGGGWLMGPDPGPVRGWGLPPGAYGDEPAPAAPGTGEAPVLRAAQLARLGPRVGDLVWDIGSGSGAFAAEAARFGAAVIAVDADPAACARAEAAARRFGAQLQAVAGRAPSVLERLPEPDVVRVGGGGAEVVAACADRRPERIVTHAGTRDEAEAVGAVLGAGGYTVECVLLQCVDLDPAAWSERDRSVAFLISGRRPAP; encoded by the coding sequence ATGGCCGACCGGGTCACGGTGATCGGATGGGACGGCTCACCCCTCACCGCCGCCGCGCGGTCCGCCCTCTCGGCAGCCACCCTCGTCGCGGGAGCCGCCCACCACCTCGCGCTCCCCGAGGTCCCCGAACGGGCCGAGCGGATCCGCCTCGGCAGCGTCGACCTCGCCGCCCGCCGCATCGCCGGACACCGCGGCACGGCCGTCGTCCTCGCCGACGGCGACCCCGGCTTCTTCGGCGTCGTCCGCGCCCTGCGCGACCCCCGCCACGGCCTGGAGGTGGAGGTCGTCCCCGCCGTCTCCTCCGTCGCCGCCGCCTTCGCCCGCGCCGGGATGCCCTGGGACGACGCCCGCGTCGTCGCCGCCCACACCCGGACGCTGCGCCGCGCCGTCAACGTCTGCCGCGCCCACCCCAAAGTCGCCGTCCTCACCTCCCCGGGCGCCGGCCCCGCCGAACTCGCCCTCATGCTCGACGGCGTCCACCGCACCTTCGTCGTCTGCGAGGCCCTGGGCACCGACCACGAGCAGGTCACCGTCCTCACCTCCGACAAGGCCGCCGACCTCACCTGGCGCGATCCCAACGTCGTCATCGCCATCGGCGGTTCCGTTCCCGCGCCCACCGGGGGCGGCTGGCTCATGGGCCCCGACCCCGGCCCCGTACGCGGCTGGGGCCTCCCCCCCGGCGCGTACGGCGACGAGCCCGCGCCCGCCGCGCCCGGCACCGGCGAGGCGCCCGTCCTGCGCGCCGCCCAACTGGCCCGCCTCGGCCCGCGCGTCGGCGACCTCGTCTGGGACATCGGCAGCGGTTCCGGCGCCTTCGCCGCCGAGGCCGCGCGCTTCGGGGCCGCGGTCATCGCCGTCGACGCCGACCCGGCCGCCTGCGCCCGCGCGGAGGCCGCCGCCCGCCGCTTCGGCGCCCAGCTCCAGGCCGTCGCCGGCCGCGCCCCCTCCGTACTGGAACGCCTCCCCGAACCCGACGTCGTACGCGTCGGCGGCGGGGGAGCGGAGGTCGTCGCCGCCTGCGCCGACCGCCGCCCCGAACGGATCGTCACGCATGCCGGCACCCGCGACGAGGCCGAGGCCGTCGGCGCGGTCCTCGGCGCCGGCGGCTACACCGTCGAGTGCGTCCTCCTCCAGTGCGTCGACCTCGACCCGGCCGCCTGGTCCGAACGCGACCGCTCGGTGGCCTTCCTCATCTCCGGACGCAGGCCCGCCCCGTGA
- a CDS encoding serine/threonine-protein kinase, protein MAMMRLRREDPRVVGSFRLHRRLGAGGMGVVYLGSDRRGQRVALKVIRPDLAEDQEFRSRFAREVSAARRIRGGCTARLVAADLEAERPWFATQYVPGPSLHDKVAEGGPLPAADVAAIGAALSEGLVAVHEAGVVHRDLKPSNILLSPKGPRIIDFGIAWATGASTLTHVGTAVGSPGFLAPEQVRGAAVTPATDVFALGATLAYAATGDSPFGHGSSEVMLYRVVHEEPHLDGVPDALAPLVRACLAKEPEERPSTLQLSLRLKEIAAREAQGLGMAAVPAEARTALSRSGRAERPERADRGTGGGRAAHPVPGATERYTERTMRGRAQRTPAPRGRGPQPTPPGTGGSRARQHPSQPGTRPGPRTGPRRTGTGPGTSPGRLRPANPRLLRQRLFVFVVVTLVVLLGIAGAQALQG, encoded by the coding sequence ATGGCGATGATGCGGCTCCGGCGCGAGGACCCGCGTGTCGTCGGCTCGTTCAGGTTGCACCGGCGGCTGGGCGCGGGCGGGATGGGGGTCGTCTACCTCGGCTCCGACCGGCGCGGGCAGCGGGTGGCCCTGAAGGTGATCCGGCCGGATCTCGCCGAGGACCAGGAGTTCCGGTCGCGCTTCGCACGCGAGGTGTCCGCCGCGCGGCGGATCCGCGGCGGCTGCACGGCCCGGCTGGTGGCGGCCGACCTGGAGGCCGAGCGCCCCTGGTTCGCCACGCAGTACGTACCGGGTCCCTCGCTCCACGACAAGGTCGCCGAGGGGGGGCCGCTGCCCGCGGCCGACGTGGCCGCGATCGGCGCCGCGCTCTCGGAGGGCCTGGTCGCCGTCCACGAGGCGGGCGTCGTGCACCGGGACCTGAAGCCGTCGAACATCCTGCTGTCCCCGAAGGGGCCGCGGATCATCGACTTCGGCATCGCCTGGGCCACCGGCGCCTCCACCCTCACCCACGTCGGCACGGCGGTGGGTTCCCCCGGCTTCCTCGCGCCCGAGCAGGTGCGCGGCGCGGCCGTCACACCGGCGACGGACGTCTTCGCGCTCGGCGCGACCCTGGCGTACGCGGCGACGGGCGACTCGCCGTTCGGGCACGGCAGCTCCGAGGTGATGCTGTACCGCGTCGTCCACGAGGAGCCCCATCTGGACGGCGTCCCCGACGCGCTGGCCCCGCTGGTGCGCGCCTGCCTCGCGAAGGAGCCGGAGGAACGGCCGAGCACGCTGCAGCTCTCGCTGCGGCTGAAGGAGATCGCCGCGCGGGAGGCGCAGGGGCTGGGTATGGCGGCCGTGCCGGCGGAGGCGCGGACCGCCCTGTCGCGTTCCGGCCGGGCCGAGCGGCCGGAACGCGCCGACCGGGGCACCGGCGGCGGGCGGGCGGCGCACCCGGTGCCGGGTGCCACGGAGCGCTACACCGAGCGGACCATGCGGGGCCGGGCGCAGCGCACCCCCGCGCCGCGCGGGAGGGGCCCGCAACCGACGCCGCCGGGGACCGGCGGGTCCCGCGCCCGGCAGCACCCCTCGCAGCCGGGTACGCGCCCCGGGCCGCGCACGGGGCCGCGCCGGACCGGGACGGGGCCGGGGACCTCGCCGGGCCGGCTGCGGCCCGCCAACCCGCGGCTGCTGCGTCAGCGGCTGTTCGTGTTCGTCGTCGTGACGCTGGTGGTGCTGCTCGGCATCGCCGGGGCGCAGGCCCTTCAGGGCTGA
- the cobA gene encoding uroporphyrinogen-III C-methyltransferase — translation MVENADQPAYPVGLRLSGRRVVVLGGGQVAQRRLPALIAAGADVTLVSPSATPSVEAMADTGEIRWERRRYEEGDLAGAWYALVATTDPEANARASAEAERSRIWCVRADDAEAATAWTPATGRVEGVTVAVLTGTDPLRSAAVRDAVVEGLRDGTLAAPQRRDRAPFVALVGGGPGDPDLITVRGRRLLAEADVVIADRLGPRDLLDELPPHVEVIDAAKIPYGRFMAQEAINDALIEHARRGRSVVRLKGGDPFVFGRGMEEAQALAEAGIPCTVVPGISSSISVPGAAGIPVTHRGVAHEFTVVSGHVAPDDPRSLVDWASLARLRGTLVVLMGVDKIGGIAEALIAHGKDPATPLALVQEGTTAAQRRVDATLATVAETVRAEGVRPPAVIVIGDVVCEAPDKHRR, via the coding sequence ATGGTCGAGAACGCCGACCAGCCCGCCTACCCCGTAGGACTCCGCCTCTCCGGGCGCCGTGTCGTCGTCCTCGGCGGCGGCCAGGTGGCGCAGCGCCGCCTCCCGGCGCTCATCGCCGCGGGCGCCGACGTCACCCTCGTCTCACCGTCCGCCACGCCGTCCGTGGAGGCCATGGCCGACACCGGCGAGATCCGCTGGGAGCGCCGCCGGTACGAGGAGGGGGACCTCGCCGGCGCCTGGTACGCGCTCGTCGCCACCACCGACCCGGAGGCCAACGCCCGCGCGTCCGCCGAGGCCGAGCGGAGCAGGATCTGGTGCGTGCGCGCCGACGACGCCGAGGCCGCCACCGCCTGGACCCCCGCGACCGGCAGGGTCGAGGGCGTCACCGTCGCCGTCCTCACCGGCACCGACCCGCTCCGCTCGGCCGCCGTGCGCGACGCGGTCGTCGAGGGGCTGCGCGACGGCACCCTCGCCGCGCCCCAGCGCCGCGACCGCGCCCCGTTCGTCGCCCTCGTCGGCGGCGGCCCCGGCGACCCGGACCTCATCACCGTGCGCGGCCGGCGGCTCCTCGCCGAGGCGGACGTGGTGATCGCCGACCGGCTGGGGCCGCGCGACCTGCTCGACGAACTGCCCCCGCACGTCGAGGTGATCGACGCGGCGAAGATCCCGTACGGCCGGTTCATGGCGCAGGAGGCCATCAACGACGCGCTGATCGAGCACGCCAGGCGGGGCAGGTCCGTGGTCCGGCTCAAGGGCGGCGACCCGTTCGTCTTCGGCCGCGGCATGGAGGAGGCGCAGGCCCTGGCCGAGGCGGGCATCCCCTGCACGGTCGTCCCCGGCATCTCCAGTTCGATCTCGGTGCCCGGCGCCGCCGGGATCCCCGTCACCCACCGCGGGGTCGCCCACGAGTTCACCGTGGTCAGCGGCCACGTCGCCCCCGACGACCCGCGCTCCCTCGTCGACTGGGCGTCGCTGGCGAGACTGCGCGGCACGCTCGTGGTCCTCATGGGCGTCGACAAGATCGGCGGGATCGCGGAGGCGCTGATCGCCCACGGCAAGGACCCGGCCACACCCCTGGCCCTCGTCCAGGAGGGCACCACCGCGGCGCAGCGCCGCGTGGACGCCACCCTGGCCACGGTCGCGGAGACGGTGCGCGCCGAGGGCGTCCGCCCGCCCGCCGTCATCGTGATCGGCGATGTGGTCTGCGAAGCCCCGGACAAGCACCGGCGCTGA
- a CDS encoding chorismate-binding protein, with amino-acid sequence MHDLAPLARFGGLLATDLRDVTSDPEALESSGFWAVAADFEGRLTCARFGDVRPDPVPAPVPGRWRGPARGDWTSSLDRDAYTAGVRRIREHIAAGEVYQANLCRVLSAPLPAGTADVDALTALLARGNPAPYAGTIRLPAHGVEIATASPELYLRRDGRTVESGPIKGTGRTAADLLEKDHAENVMIVDLVRNDLGRVCATGTVTVPALCAVEPHPGLVHLVSTVRGELAPGEGWPGLLDATFPPGSVTGAPKSSALRIIEALETVPRGPYCGGIGWVDADRGTGELAVGIRTFWIDRRERRGVLRFGTGAGITWGSDPEREWQETELKAARLLAVASGAHEASGRTTRR; translated from the coding sequence GTGCACGACCTCGCCCCCCTGGCCCGCTTCGGCGGCCTCCTCGCCACCGACCTGCGGGACGTCACCAGCGACCCGGAGGCCCTGGAGTCCTCCGGCTTCTGGGCCGTCGCCGCCGATTTCGAGGGCCGCCTGACCTGCGCCCGCTTCGGCGACGTCCGCCCCGACCCGGTGCCGGCCCCCGTACCGGGGCGCTGGCGCGGACCCGCCCGCGGCGACTGGACGTCGTCGCTCGACCGCGACGCGTACACCGCGGGGGTGCGCCGCATCCGCGAGCACATCGCGGCGGGCGAGGTCTACCAGGCGAACCTCTGCCGCGTCCTGTCCGCCCCCCTCCCGGCCGGCACCGCCGACGTGGACGCCCTCACCGCGCTGCTGGCCCGGGGCAACCCGGCCCCCTACGCCGGAACGATTCGCCTGCCCGCGCACGGCGTGGAGATAGCCACCGCCTCCCCCGAGCTGTACCTGCGCCGCGACGGCCGCACCGTCGAGTCCGGCCCCATCAAGGGCACTGGCAGGACCGCGGCGGACCTGCTGGAGAAGGACCATGCCGAGAACGTGATGATCGTCGACCTGGTCCGCAACGACCTCGGCCGCGTCTGCGCCACCGGCACCGTCACCGTCCCGGCGCTCTGCGCCGTCGAACCCCACCCCGGGCTCGTCCACCTCGTCTCCACCGTCCGCGGCGAGCTGGCCCCCGGCGAGGGCTGGCCCGGCCTCCTGGACGCCACCTTCCCGCCCGGCTCCGTCACCGGCGCGCCCAAGTCCAGCGCCCTGCGGATCATCGAGGCCCTGGAGACGGTGCCCCGCGGACCGTACTGCGGCGGCATCGGCTGGGTCGACGCGGACCGCGGCACCGGCGAGCTGGCCGTGGGGATCCGCACCTTCTGGATCGACCGGCGCGAACGCCGGGGCGTCCTGCGGTTCGGCACCGGCGCGGGCATCACCTGGGGCTCCGACCCCGAGCGGGAGTGGCAGGAGACCGAGCTGAAGGCCGCGCGGCTCCTCGCGGTAGCGTCGGGCGCCCACGAGGCGAGCGGAAGGACCACCCGACGATGA
- a CDS encoding GNAT family N-acetyltransferase, producing MTTTLRPSGPLRRFDDGTLSRSYAVCVDSRPVGAVRVGTLRLAGRILGTIADLRVDEADRGRGRGAVAALAAEEVLRGWRCDRVRVSVPAGARAALRLAAALGYTESGHVLVKGLDPAGAAPPLPAGLEIRPMTDAESARWIAAEPGRAALLPDGPAAAGALLHVAVRDGVRVGHLWTGRRDLPTGDRVPYVWDIAVAEGERRRGCGRALMRFAEGLVRAAGGDRLVLRVDPGNAPARTLYASLGYRPLFTDHEKTLH from the coding sequence ATGACCACCACCCTGCGGCCTTCGGGGCCGCTCCGACGGTTCGACGACGGCACCCTGTCGCGCTCCTACGCGGTGTGCGTCGACAGCCGCCCCGTGGGCGCCGTGCGGGTGGGTACGCTCCGCCTGGCCGGCCGCATCCTCGGCACCATCGCGGACCTGCGCGTCGACGAGGCGGACCGCGGCCGCGGCCGGGGCGCCGTCGCCGCGCTCGCCGCCGAGGAGGTGCTGCGGGGTTGGCGCTGCGACCGGGTGCGGGTCTCCGTGCCCGCCGGCGCCCGTGCCGCCCTGCGCCTCGCCGCGGCCCTGGGGTACACCGAGAGCGGTCACGTCCTGGTCAAGGGCCTCGACCCGGCCGGCGCCGCCCCGCCGCTCCCGGCCGGGCTGGAGATCCGCCCCATGACGGACGCGGAGTCCGCCCGCTGGATCGCCGCCGAACCGGGCCGCGCCGCCCTGCTCCCCGACGGCCCGGCCGCCGCGGGGGCCCTGCTCCACGTCGCTGTGCGGGACGGCGTGCGGGTCGGCCACCTGTGGACCGGCCGGCGCGACCTGCCGACGGGGGACCGGGTGCCGTACGTGTGGGACATCGCCGTCGCCGAGGGCGAACGCCGCAGGGGGTGCGGCCGGGCCCTGATGCGCTTCGCCGAGGGCCTGGTGCGGGCCGCCGGCGGCGACCGCCTCGTCCTGCGGGTGGACCCCGGCAACGCCCCGGCCCGCACCCTGTACGCGTCGCTCGGCTACCGGCCGCTGTTCACGGACCACGAGAAGACCCTGCACTGA
- the cobT gene encoding nicotinate-nucleotide--dimethylbenzimidazole phosphoribosyltransferase: PPAPGYADAEREAILRVMRERRDIRNGFRGDPIPHEVLLRVLEAAHTAPSVGHSQPWDFVVIRSAETRRAMHELAQRQREAYARSLPKARAKQFKELKVEAILDTPVNIVVTADPTRGGRHTLGRHTQPQMAPYSSALAVENLWLAARAEGLGVGWVSFFDEREMVRVLGLPEHLEVVAYLCVGYVDEFPEEPELMQAGWSKRRPLSWVVHEETYGRRVLPGEEPHDLLRETVAAIRPLDAKALGEAWERQKRMTKPAGALGMLEIISAQLCGLSRTCPPPVPEPAAVAVFAGDHGVHAQGVTAWPQEVTAQMVANFLGGGAVCNAFANQVGAEVCVVDVGVAADLPATPGLLPRKVRAGTADFTTGPALTRDEVLAAIGVGIETARDLVTAGNKAILTGEMGIANTTASAALISVYTGADPAEVTGRGTGVDDEMHARKIDVVRRALDLHRPDPADPIGVLGAVGGLEHAAMVGFVLGGASLRTPVVLDGVSAGAAALVARAIAPESIAACIAGHRSAEPGHTAALGRLGLRPLVDLDLRLGEGTGALLALPLVQSAARAMHEVATFDSAGVTEK; this comes from the coding sequence CCTCCCGCCCCCGGCTACGCCGACGCCGAGCGGGAGGCGATCCTGCGGGTCATGCGGGAGCGGCGGGACATCCGCAACGGCTTCCGCGGCGACCCCATCCCGCACGAGGTCCTGCTGCGCGTCCTGGAGGCCGCCCACACGGCGCCCTCCGTGGGGCACTCCCAGCCGTGGGACTTCGTCGTCATCCGCTCCGCCGAGACGCGCCGCGCGATGCACGAACTGGCCCAGCGCCAGCGCGAGGCGTACGCCAGGTCGCTCCCCAAGGCCCGGGCGAAGCAGTTCAAGGAGCTGAAGGTCGAGGCCATCCTCGACACCCCGGTGAACATCGTCGTCACCGCCGACCCGACCCGCGGCGGCCGCCACACCCTCGGCCGCCACACGCAGCCGCAGATGGCCCCGTACTCCTCCGCGCTCGCGGTGGAGAACCTGTGGCTCGCCGCCCGCGCCGAGGGCCTCGGCGTCGGCTGGGTCAGCTTCTTCGACGAGCGTGAGATGGTGCGCGTCCTCGGCCTGCCCGAGCACCTCGAAGTCGTCGCGTACCTGTGCGTCGGGTACGTCGACGAGTTCCCCGAGGAGCCGGAGCTGATGCAGGCCGGCTGGTCGAAGCGGCGCCCCCTGTCCTGGGTCGTCCACGAGGAGACGTACGGCCGCCGCGTCCTGCCCGGCGAGGAGCCGCACGACCTCCTGCGGGAGACCGTCGCCGCCATCCGCCCGCTGGACGCCAAGGCGCTCGGCGAGGCGTGGGAGCGGCAGAAGCGCATGACGAAGCCGGCCGGCGCGCTCGGCATGCTGGAGATCATCTCCGCGCAGCTGTGCGGCCTGTCCCGGACCTGTCCGCCGCCCGTTCCCGAGCCCGCCGCCGTGGCGGTCTTCGCCGGGGACCACGGGGTGCACGCCCAGGGCGTCACGGCCTGGCCGCAGGAGGTGACGGCCCAGATGGTCGCCAACTTCCTCGGCGGCGGCGCCGTCTGCAACGCCTTCGCCAACCAGGTCGGCGCCGAGGTCTGCGTCGTGGACGTCGGCGTCGCCGCCGACCTCCCCGCCACCCCCGGCCTGCTGCCCCGCAAGGTCCGCGCCGGCACGGCGGACTTCACCACCGGCCCCGCCCTCACCCGCGACGAGGTGCTCGCCGCGATCGGGGTCGGCATCGAGACCGCCCGCGACCTCGTCACCGCCGGCAACAAGGCGATCCTCACCGGTGAGATGGGCATCGCCAACACCACCGCGTCGGCCGCGCTGATCTCCGTCTACACGGGTGCCGACCCGGCCGAGGTCACCGGCCGCGGCACGGGTGTCGACGACGAGATGCACGCCCGGAAGATCGACGTCGTCCGACGCGCCCTCGACCTCCACCGGCCGGACCCGGCCGACCCGATCGGCGTCCTCGGCGCGGTCGGCGGCCTGGAGCACGCCGCGATGGTCGGCTTCGTCCTCGGCGGGGCGTCGCTGCGCACGCCCGTCGTCCTCGACGGCGTCAGCGCGGGCGCGGCCGCCCTCGTGGCCCGCGCCATCGCCCCCGAGTCGATCGCCGCGTGCATCGCCGGCCACCGCAGCGCGGAGCCCGGCCACACGGCCGCGCTCGGCAGGCTGGGCCTGCGTCCGCTCGTCGACCTGGACCTCCGCCTCGGCGAGGGCACCGGCGCCCTGCTGGCGCTGCCGCTGGTCCAGAGCGCGGCCCGCGCCATGCACGAGGTGGCGACGTTCGACTCGGCGGGCGTCACCGAGAAGTAG
- a CDS encoding aminotransferase class IV has translation MKLWVNGELRDADAATTSVLDHGLTVGDGVFETLKTVRGRPFALDLHLDRLVRSARGLGLPDPDLDEVRRACAAVVEANPVELGRLRVTYTGGPAPLGSDRGDAGPSLFVALGEVAPRPDTTAVVTVPWTRNERSALAGLKTTSYAENVVALAHAHRRGASEALFANTVGQLCEGTGSNVFVVLDGVLHTPPLASGCLAGVTRRLTAEWTGARETDLPMEVLHTADEVFLTSTLRDVQAVHRVDDRELAPVPGPVTAGAMRVFAERAALL, from the coding sequence ATGAAACTGTGGGTCAACGGCGAACTGCGGGACGCGGACGCCGCGACGACCTCCGTCCTGGACCACGGCCTGACCGTGGGCGACGGCGTCTTCGAGACGCTCAAGACGGTCCGGGGCCGGCCCTTCGCCCTCGACCTCCACCTCGACCGGCTCGTCCGCTCCGCGCGCGGCCTCGGCCTGCCCGACCCGGACCTCGACGAGGTGCGCCGCGCCTGCGCCGCCGTCGTCGAGGCCAACCCGGTGGAACTCGGCCGCCTCCGCGTCACGTACACCGGGGGCCCCGCCCCGCTCGGCTCCGACCGCGGCGACGCCGGCCCGAGCCTCTTCGTCGCCCTCGGCGAGGTCGCGCCCCGCCCGGACACCACGGCCGTCGTCACCGTCCCCTGGACCCGCAACGAGCGCAGCGCCCTGGCCGGCCTGAAGACCACCTCGTACGCGGAGAACGTCGTCGCCCTGGCCCACGCCCACCGGCGGGGCGCGTCCGAGGCGCTGTTCGCCAACACCGTCGGGCAGCTCTGCGAGGGCACCGGCTCCAACGTCTTCGTCGTCCTCGACGGCGTGCTCCACACCCCGCCGCTCGCCTCGGGCTGCCTCGCCGGCGTCACCCGCCGGCTGACCGCCGAGTGGACCGGCGCCCGGGAGACGGACCTCCCCATGGAGGTGCTGCACACCGCCGACGAGGTCTTCCTGACCTCCACGCTCCGCGACGTCCAGGCCGTCCACCGCGTCGACGACCGCGAACTCGCGCCCGTGCCCGGCCCGGTCACCGCCGGGGCGATGCGCGTCTTCGCGGAGCGGGCCGCCCTGCTGTGA